The Myxococcales bacterium region CGAGCTCGCGGCGTTCTCTCGGCTGGGCCCCGTCCGCGTAGGGTTCCTGCGCCCGGGCCTGCTCGCCAATGCGGCCGCCGCAAGGCGCGACGCCGTCGGCGTCGTTCCGACGGACCTCTCGCTGCCGGTCTCAGCCCTCTCCGGCGGCAATCAGCAGAAGGTCGTGGTGGCGCGCGCCCTCGCGCGAACCGAGTCGGGGCTCGGTCTCCTCGTGCTCGCGCACCCCACCCGCGGCGTCGACCTCGGCGCGGCACGCGCGATTCACGACTTGGTGCGGCGCCTCGTGGAGCATCGGCCCATCGGCGCCCTTGTGCTCAGCTCTGATCTCGACGAACTGCGAACGCTCTCGCACCGTCTCTTGGTGCTGTCGCGCGGCACCATCGCGACCGAGCTCTCGCCCGACGCGAGCGACCTGGCCATCGGCGAGCAAATGCTCGGCCTCGGCGCGGAGGTGCGCGCATGAGCGGCCTCTTGCGCGGCAGCGTCGCGGGGCTCCTGGTCGCTGTGCTCGCCCTCGCGATCGCGTGGCTCGCCTTCGATCTGCTCGTCATCGGCTACGGCGAGTCGCCGCATCAGTTGATCGTGTTGCTGGTCCGCGGCACCTGGGGCACCGCCTACGGCATCGGGCAGGTCCTGTACAAGGCCACGCCGCTCCTCTTTGGAGGGATCGCGGTCTCGATCGCGTTGCGCGCGGGTCTCTTCAACGTCGGCGTCGAAGGGCAAATGAGCATCGCGGCCCTCGGCGCCGCCGTCGTGGCGGCACGGCTCTCGGGCCTATCGCCGTGGCTCGCGGTGCCCATCGCGCTAGCGGCGGCCGCCTTCTTCGGCGCGCTCTGGGCGGCCCCCGCGGCGCTGCTTCGTGCACGGCGGGGCGTCCACGAGGTGATCGCGACGATCCTATTGAACCGTGTCGCCGATGGCGTCGTGACGTTCCTCTTGGCGGCGGGCCTCGCGCTGCCCGCCTCGGTGCGCACGCCCGCCATCGCGCCGAGCACGCGCCTCGCGCGTCTCGAGACCGTCGTGCCGGCGCTTGCCGGCAGCGCCGTCAGCTACGCTCTGCCACTTGGCGTGGCGCTCCTTCTGCTCTG contains the following coding sequences:
- a CDS encoding ABC transporter permease, producing MSGLLRGSVAGLLVAVLALAIAWLAFDLLVIGYGESPHQLIVLLVRGTWGTAYGIGQVLYKATPLLFGGIAVSIALRAGLFNVGVEGQMSIAALGAAVVAARLSGLSPWLAVPIALAAAAFFGALWAAPAALLRARRGVHEVIATILLNRVADGVVTFLLAAGLALPASVRTPAIAPSTRLARLETVVPALAGSAVSYALPLGVALLLLWSVSARWTRLGRELEQVAQGPEACAAEHIPVARRRFEALVLSGAVAGLAASATVFGYKGAFEQGLGAGAGFISIAVALLGRGSFGGLLAAALLLGTLQQGGLVINARVPMEIIDVVSAVLIVAVAIADRKLTRLFGALDHERRLAA